From the Priestia koreensis genome, one window contains:
- a CDS encoding DinB family protein: MYVTIADFSREWNWEATLTQKVLKGLTDDSLNQKVYPEGRTLGRIAWHFTINIPDYLAHFGLKVEGIEQTKDVPTSAKEIVEAFEKISSSAIKTIEQQWTDESLQKVQMAFGREETNAQILMGLIKHIIHHRGQVTILMRQAGIKPFGVYGPSKEDWIPLGVENPPL, encoded by the coding sequence ATGTACGTGACAATTGCAGATTTTAGTAGAGAATGGAATTGGGAGGCGACGCTCACTCAAAAGGTTTTGAAGGGGTTAACGGACGATTCATTGAATCAAAAGGTTTATCCAGAAGGGCGTACGTTAGGAAGAATTGCTTGGCATTTTACAATAAATATTCCAGACTATTTAGCCCACTTTGGTCTAAAAGTAGAAGGAATAGAACAGACAAAAGACGTTCCTACCTCAGCAAAAGAAATAGTGGAAGCATTTGAAAAGATAAGCTCGTCTGCAATAAAAACCATTGAACAGCAGTGGACAGATGAATCTTTACAGAAAGTGCAAATGGCATTTGGGCGGGAAGAAACAAATGCCCAAATTTTAATGGGGCTTATTAAGCACATTATTCATCATCGCGGTCAGGTTACAATCCTTATGCGACAAGCTGGAATTAAGCCCTTTGGCGTTTACG